TTATTACACAGATCACACTTAAATTGCCTTTCTCCAGAGTGAATGTGcaggtaatttttaaaattgctaaaaTTTAACCTCTTGTCACACTCAGAATTCTGCAGTTTCTTCCCAGAATGAGTTTGCATGTGACGTTTCAGGTCCTTTTGATATGTGAATCTCTTTTCACACTGATGACACGTGAagggtttctctccagtgtgaacccTTATGTGAGTCTGAAGGTTTCCTTTAactgtgaaactcttcccacactgaggGCAGGTGAAAGGcctctctccagtatgaacccTTGTGTGAACCTCAAGGCTTGTTTTGTTTGAACAATTCTTTCCACAGTGATGGCACATGAAAGGCTTTCCTCCGACGTGAGTTATTACGTGATTCTTAAGGTGATTCTTATCTGTGAAACTCATTCCACACTGATGACATTTGAAATTGTTCTCTCTTGAGTGAATCCTCATGTGGTAATTGAGGCTTATTTTAcatctgaaactctttccacacagacCACAAACGAACGGcctctctccagtatgaattctcatgtgagtCTTGAGACTCTCTTTTCGTGAAAAGCTCTTTCCACAGACTGTGCAATTGAAAGGGTTTTTTCCAGGATGAGTTCTCATATGAGCATTTAGGGTTCCTCTatgtgtaaaactctttccacattgcTGGCatgtgtaaggtttctctccagtgtgaattctcatgtggactttaagGCTTCCtttttgagtaaatttttttccacactgttggcagctgaaaggtttttctccagtgtgaagtcTCATGTGGGCTTCAAGGTTTCTAAGTtgactgaaactctttccacactctTGGCAGGTGTAATAACTTCTAGTTCCTGTCTTTTCAGCTGTTTTTTGTGTGGAAGTATTTTCAGTCTGTGAGCaactaatatatttttcttcaatTGTGAAATCATgatgtttctcatctttctcttccaTTCCATTGAGTTCTGGACCTTCCTCTTTTAGTGAAATCAGAccttagattaaaaaaaaagacaaatacaaattaatccCAGTTAAATCTaggggaaaaaactaaacaaaaagacagtcattaaatcattaatcaaaaaataattcGTTTTTTTGCAGTTTGACCCAGAAGAGCTGGTTAAATATAGA
The sequence above is drawn from the Onychostoma macrolepis isolate SWU-2019 chromosome 04, ASM1243209v1, whole genome shotgun sequence genome and encodes:
- the LOC131539635 gene encoding gastrula zinc finger protein XlCGF52.1-like isoform X1, with translation MAFIKEESEDIKIEEAFKVKQEDTEEQMGLISLKEEGPELNGMEEKDEKHHDFTIEEKYISCSQTENTSTQKTAEKTGTRSYYTCQECGKSFSQLRNLEAHMRLHTGEKPFSCQQCGKKFTQKGSLKVHMRIHTGEKPYTCQQCGKSFTHRGTLNAHMRTHPGKNPFNCTVCGKSFSRKESLKTHMRIHTGERPFVCGLCGKSFRCKISLNYHMRIHSRENNFKCHQCGMSFTDKNHLKNHVITHVGGKPFMCHHCGKNCSNKTSLEVHTRVHTGERPFTCPQCGKSFTVKGNLQTHIRVHTGEKPFTCHQCEKRFTYQKDLKRHMQTHSGKKLQNSECDKRLNFSNFKNYLHIHSGERQFKCDLCNKNFLLPSHLKIHMKSHAFVRPYFCSLCGKGFKWLGSLKWHQKICICAKLILIV
- the LOC131539635 gene encoding gastrula zinc finger protein XlCGF52.1-like isoform X2; the protein is MWTGLISLKEEGPELNGMEEKDEKHHDFTIEEKYISCSQTENTSTQKTAEKTGTRSYYTCQECGKSFSQLRNLEAHMRLHTGEKPFSCQQCGKKFTQKGSLKVHMRIHTGEKPYTCQQCGKSFTHRGTLNAHMRTHPGKNPFNCTVCGKSFSRKESLKTHMRIHTGERPFVCGLCGKSFRCKISLNYHMRIHSRENNFKCHQCGMSFTDKNHLKNHVITHVGGKPFMCHHCGKNCSNKTSLEVHTRVHTGERPFTCPQCGKSFTVKGNLQTHIRVHTGEKPFTCHQCEKRFTYQKDLKRHMQTHSGKKLQNSECDKRLNFSNFKNYLHIHSGERQFKCDLCNKNFLLPSHLKIHMKSHAFVRPYFCSLCGKGFKWLGSLKWHQKICICAKLILIV